cattctcgtcagtgcagcaatggcggactCGCTGTGAACGCGCTCAGGGCGGTTCTATTTtgaatctgtctgtctgtcaacaCTGTGGGCGGGGCATGTGGCTTTTGTGACatcacactgccagggatctggaaattgcttgttctgagacactgcttatgatttatggggattaaaaaaaggagtgggtggatttttatcactataggatggttgtgttcacacactgccaacacacatttatgtccaaacaccatgcaaaagtgaattttgcataataggtcccctttaagataTAAACCCAGAATTCAGCAAACGTCAATTaactttttgtcaattttttttccccttccgTGCAAGTTATTGGAAAGCCCGGATGAGTCATTAGtttggaaataaaataaataacgaataataattatacaataacgaaaaattaaaataacaccaTCCCCCCCCCGCCCCGCCCGACGATATCATCGTCCATTgcattttcctgataatttactcacccccatgtcatccaagatgttcatgtctttcttccttCAGTCcaaaagaaattaaatgaaagacatgaacatcttggatgacatgggggtgagttaattatcaggaaattttcaattgaaagtgaacttatcctttTTAAGAACTGATGAACTTAAATGTAAAAGCACATTGTAAAGGTGCTGTAATTGTATCACCTAATCCCAATCAAGCCAGTGGTGCTTGAACcctgatgattttttttttctcttttttttttctgaacaaAGGGGTACTGCTCAGTGGTTTGGAGTGGGCAGTGTTGGTGAATCCAAGCAGCAGGAATGGCACAGAAAGAGCCTCAGGCACTGCAGTCAGAGATATGGCAAACTGAAGCCCCAGTATTGTGAGCAGAATGAGGCAGCCAGCCTGGACTATGGCCCGGAGTCACCTGTGGCCCCCAGAATGCCAAAGGTATCATACATGTTTACTGCCATTTAATTGTTgtagttaaaggtgctatagaggatgtttgcaacgactgagaaaccaaagactgttactgagtttttgaaatgagcacatgcgtaagaacaacccccctcctttacagctcatttagagggaacgcctcccaattcgctgtgtcatgttagtggattcattatgtcggactcaccgcaggtaactcataatctgcagttgttactcctgacaaaacattgcatgcggcgcctgtggagtgtggaaagttactggagcgtgcacatctctcacaaggaacataatggcagtgattgacgagccagagggccaatctgCGCATTTCTCTCACAAGAaatgtaatggcagtgattgacaagccagagggccaatcgtttatgcgatgatcacacaaacgattggctgatgattttaaggccctacctcgtgcacagatgatgtatattgatattattcctttcagtgcacctaataaatagtcttttatcagttagtaaagacagtttcaagtaatattgcaaaaatgtataaaacaaaacatcctctatagcacctttTTAATGTACAACAAatagaaaaattattttattttaacaatattttagaTTTCTTCAAATTGTCAATTAATCTGCAATACTAATAACAatagttaaaataataataataatactaataagtGTCAAAACAGTCTTTTGATACTTTTCTATATGTTAGTAGGGTTGTCAATCAATTACaaattttaatcatatttcatTACATGATATGCTGATTATTCATTGCATTTATCTATATTTGTAGTTCACAAATGAAGATAATTTAAgacattgtaacaaattattGAAAGGATTAAATTGACATTACAGAAAGTAGCTTAAGAATTGAAAAAtgctgtttgttttatttccatGTAATTGAAGATAAGCCTATCATTGGCATACAGTCCACAGCCTTTCATTTGCTCATAGTATGTATGCATAAAACTAATAGACTTAACGGTACTAATGCTGCTAGTATAAATTGAAaatactttctttttctttctttttttttacatttatggtTTGCTTTATATTTGTACACAGGCTGTcatgttaatgttatttttcaaaaatccattATATCTTGTATCTTTTATACTCAAGTGTAAAAGCACTTTGTATTTGAAAAGatgctttttatatttttggggCACACCcccatgaacattttttttttttttttttgcaaaaacagcATCAAACCATAGAATttagatacatttctagtttcagtgtttttttccaGACATTATTGTTTAAACACAATAACTATCATCTGTTTAAAAAGTGAACCACATTTGGTTTCCAATCACTGAAAATGGGTAAAATTTGAACATGGAGCTGCTTTGAGATCCCCATATCTATGGGACTAAACTATATAGGGCCTTGAAAATGAAGATTTCAAAAGGAAAGTTTATTAGGGTGAGAATCTAGAgtgatattaagatatcttgaatactacttgagttacaggcatgcaaactttggaGAAGGAATATTTATGACACTAAGACAGATATGTTCTATGCAATTGAGTTGGTAGAAAAACatgatacatttctagttttaacattatttgttcttcaaatattactctttaaaagaaaaaaagtatcagctgtattgaaagtgacccacatttggtgtttgaccactgaaaatgtgtacaatttaccAGTTTACTCATGAAGCCACATTAAGATCTTATTGCTTATCTTATATGCTTATTTCATTTCACTTTATTATTTCTAAAGCTTAGACAGCGTATCCTTACAGCACTTACATACAATAGACCGCTTGCTGCTACATGAACACAATTGCGTGAACACTGCAGCTTATATGGTTAGTAAATCACACCACAGACTGTTAAACATGATGCTTAAACTGTTGTGATTGCTCTTTTAATAAGCAAACCACACAATATGCACAGAAGTATGGAATAAAAGAGTGTTCACTTGTCTTAGATGTTGATTTCAGATGCTTTCTGAAAACACACTGCAGACTGCTAACAGCAACACTGTATTTGAATGTTGAGCCACAGCTCATTGGCCACTGATGcaacaggaaccaatcagctgcactatgtagataatgatgtgatccCTACCAAGGACCAAGTTTCATTTCAGAACTAGGTATTTAATAATATGTGTTTTAATTTAATGCCAGCACTACTGAATCACAGTCTTTGTCTCTGTCACTCTTAAGATTGTGGATCCTTTGGCTCGTGGGAGGCAGTTCCGTTATGAAGATTCTGAGCGGCCGAGGACACCCCATACAGCATATCCTCCTTTGACCCCAGGTGTGACCTCTCTCTGTTCGTTCACCAGCCAGCGCTCTGGTTACACACATTTGCTGAGGAGAAAAAGAGAATCTGTGGCTCGTATGAGCCTCCGTGCTGCGTCCAACCTTCTTAAGGTGTGTTTGTTACCATGGAAAGTCTTTACATCACACCTCTAAAGATGTTTAATTAGTGTTTAAGATTTTCTTGCATATTAGTATTCACCTCCTGGTAAAGTACTTGTATGTGtatacatttaaagggttagttcacccagaaattaaaattttgtcatcatttactcaccctcatgtcgttccgtaagactttcgttcatcttcaaaacacagatgaagatattttaatgaaatctgagagatttctgtcccttcatAGATATTtcatgcaactaccactttgagaAATGATAAACAGAAATGGTAAACAGAAGTTAAGCATGCTTGCTTGATGTGAGAGAACCAATGATGTTCATTCTTGAGcattatgcagcacgtttgagcttccgcaagaaccaaagAGGTTTGTTATGTGTGTCAAGCTAATATGATTGAGcctttgtttatgtttgctgatcagtgtttatatgtgaataaaagcctaaattaaatctcttCATCATATTAAGCCATGAAGTCTCTTCGAAAATTTTTAATAAACTGCTAGATTCATATGGATTGGATTTTACGATCTCATTATTAAAAtgacaaagtggtagttgcgtagactTTCAATGGACAGAAATCTCTcggtttcattttaaatatcttcatttgtgtttcgaagatgaacaaaaatcttccaggtttggaacgacatgagggtgagtaaattatgacaatttttttcatttttgagtgaactaaccctttaaatggatACTTTAcccttaaatgaaaattaataatttgctCACCCTGCTGTTTAAATGCCGTATGCCCTTCTTGCTTTTATGGACCACaaaaggagatttttttttaaaatgtcccACTCGTCCTCATCCATATATAAGTAAGTGAATAGTTACCAGCATCaagatttttaaataaagatcCAAAAGTATCACAGAAAGCATGCAACACTTTATATTCCAAGTGTTTTGGTGTTATATGATAGGGCTTATATGGATGAGCTTGagggggaatttttttttttttccttttgagtaaatgatgacttaattttagggtgaactacatgattataataaattatagtaATGGGTATGTACCTTTTTGTCATTATAAATTAACTCTCCAATCCTATAATGGCTATATAGCTgagctcattttttttttttttttttgctttgcttGTATTATATTCCAATAAGTGAGGTTGTGTCATGTGGTACTATCCTCTCCTTCTGGTCCTGTAGGGTCGACAGGGTCTACAAAGTACTCAAACTGCACATGGATTTCAGAGGAGGAGTTTTGCTCGGCACAGCTGGCTCGAGGAAGACACTGTAGACACAGCAGACACCTCTGATTCAGTGTTTTTTAGCAAAGTGCGTATATTTATCTGGGTTTGTCTCCAATCTTTTCTACTCCTCTGTGCTTAATTGTATTGTATGTATACTTATAGTGTACTTAAaaacttattatttttttttttaaatgcacttgcagataaaattaaattaatgaaataaaatgctacTTAAGTGTGCTTAAAgagagtacactttcatgaatgttttttaacacaattttgtacacttttaaaaattgcACTTTGTAATATAAGTTCAAATGAAAAGTTTTAGCCTAAAGTATcttttaaatcattgttttaataacCTTTTGTTGttaaacttattttgatgtgttgactaaatgcttgtcagtacatttgaCAGTACACTTCAATCATACGGTTTACTTAAGAGTGCTTTTATGAGCCACTTTAGTAGAACTTAAATTCAACTAATTGCATTCAGTATAAATCTAAACTTAAAATTTAAACTTAAATTTCACACCGCAAGCATGAGCAGCTTCATGTCAGCGTAACTACATcatcactgcagctgcagaTACGCATCAAAAAAGACAGCAAACTCAGGTTTGATTTAGCTAGAACCTATATACCTGTCTATGTAATAACtaaaagaatatttatataATCATATTTTCTGGCTAGTTTACTTTAGTTTTTTATAATACACCATACTTTCacccaaactgaataattaaaaacaagttttttATGGGtaaatcttttataaatatttttgattcttaattttcttttctgaCATATTCCACTTCGTTAAAACACACTATACATGTTTATTCTTtgcattttgagcacttttgtgtgaaatcatatttattttgtcctttcactttaattgagcgTCAGCCACGCAGCAAAAATTGTCTTTGCGCCGAAACCCCCGCGTCACTGCTGCTCAACGCTCACATCAATCATCAGCTCACGCAACGCTCCTGTTCCCGGTGTGAATGCACTCACTGGTTAACATACATggcagaaaaaaatatgcacCACTCATGCTTGCAGTGTGAAATGGCcgtaattcatttttattttattgcaaatAACATGCACGTAAGTGTCAGAAATCATTATATTCTGTTTGCACTTAAAGTGTCATGGAATCCCCCCTGTTTTATCCTGGTTGTTTACAAATCAGAGCTGGAAAAGTCTGACAAAAATGGGCGTgcaaagctctggaaaagtgggatTGGAAGAGAACAACCAAAGAAAAAACAGACctacaacacacacattatacagaataatgaatattattaAATGAGCTTGGAGAAAAATGACAAGAAAATCCCAAGCTCAAGGGAGAAATGCAGAAGAACATTTAAaactaataatattttaattaataatattttaattatcataTGCTCGCTCTTAGTATATCGtaacaattgtatttttatttatgtgttcgtattcaaacgAAACATACTACACAAGGTTCACATGTCCGAACGcagagcaggcagaggtgaatgagcAGCACATTTATGACATTTGAATTCGCCGCTGAGATCTCAtgcgaacatattttccatttgtgctggtggacaacagcaaaacaaaccGCCTGCACCAAAACTTCAGCTCTGGTCGCGTCGCAGggaaacacatttttgtgttgtagCATTGAGGAAATGAGCACCTAAGACCCATATCTCTGAATGACAACAATAGGCAATGAGACAGAAGCAACAaaagtgatacttcctcatgcataatactgcaattataatcttatgcatactaTGGTGCAGGGATTGGATTGAACATGCTCTTTCTCATGAATAAATGCAGAGAAGCGCTCAGAACCGGGTGATGTAGATTCGCCCCTGCAAGCCTATCTATCACACACTCCGAAGCCCGAAGCTACGTCACAAAATAGACTGCTTTTTCAAAATTATTGCTTTTTGAAAttgctctgaaaaatgcaaaaataataaattttcaCTTGTTGATAAACTTTATGGGTGCTATTAGTGTTTTCAGTGAGTGCCTGTACATATCTGTTCACAtctcaaaaaatgtgttctggggtttcatgacactaagtttattattttaaaaagtatattatttccataataagtATGCAAAAGTGACACACTGTCAaactaatgtttttattgttttgaaaatTTGACTTGATATTTGTTTAGCTCTTGACTTAgtagatagataggtaggtaggtaggtactgtaggtagatggatagatagataatgcATACATGTTTTTAATGAATGTCTTTGTTCCTCTCTTTCACAGGTAGATGTTCATGAGGAGCTTTATTCTATGGCAGATGATGTTTTTGAGTCACCCCCTATATCAGCTTCTTGTCCTGTGGCAAATGTTTCTTTGGGCGAGGGAATATTCCCAAGCTTGTAagttaaaaacagaaatatgaaagaatttaaaaacactgaatttgtttaacactgaactgacttcagctgaacaacagctgaaatgcataattttcctgttatcactttaaagctgctttgaaacaatctgtattgtataaagcgctatataaataaagatgatgACTTTAAATTATAACAGTACATGTGTTGCCTTACAAAGCCTATTCAGTAGCTATTTCAATTTAGTACACACCTGTTTTAATCCTACTGTTCCTTTTCTCTTCATCTCCAGAGGAAAAAAGGATGTCCCCAAAACTGTGACGACCTCTGGGAAAACCTCTTCTCATCGTGGCGGTCGAATTGCCTCCAAAGTGAAGCACTTTGCTTTTGATAAGCAGAGGCGTCAGTATGGGATGGGTGTGGTGGGGAAGTGGCTGAACCGACACTATAGACGCAGCCTCAGCAGCCAAGTACAGAAACAACTGGAAGATTTGCACAGTCATCGGTGAGTAAGAAAACCCAATTAGGCTCCTCAAAATTGACAGGAGCTTCTCAACCTTAGATGTTGCTTTTAAATTATTCAGAGAAGTTGTGATCATTAATTGTTTCTTTGTCAGGCCATATTTTACCTACTGGATCACCTTTGTGCATATTGTCATAACACTGCTGGCCTGCATTACATATGGATTTGCTCCTGTGGGCTTTGCCCAGCATTCTACTACTCAGCTGGTAAGATAACAAAAAGAATGTGTTAGGATGACACTGAACCTCTCAgtgttatatatattatgtaacgTAGCTGATATGGATGCAGACTAAGACAAAGGTGAAGAGGACCTAGGTGCGGTTTATTGTAAAGATGATAATCCAAAAACATGACAAATGAACTACAAACTTGAGCTTTACATGAAACAAAAACCTAAACATTAACTAAGAACTTGACTTGACTGATAACAGGGGGTGAGTGAAATTGCAAGCACCATGATAAACTTTGCAAGAATCGAAAATGGGCTACTTTcccatagactggagtgagggGGAAACATGTCGCATGTTGGAGTTTGTAAACATGTCGCCTTTTTCACCTCTTTTGAGTTTGCAGGTATGGTTGTCAATAAATCAATatataattatgatttaaagggttagttcacccaaaaatgacatttccgccattaattactcaccctcatgttgctccacacccgtaagtccttccttcatcttcggaacacaactTAGGATGTTTTGATGAACCTCTtgatccaagaggttttttatcctcaattgaaagcaatgaaattaccacattcaaggtccaaaaAAAGTggtaaaaacatcattaaaatagtcaacgtgattacagtggttcaaccttaatattatgaagtgacgagaatactttgtgcgcaaaaacaaagcTTGTTTATACTGAGCCAGCTTACATAAGCAGTATTCTTactttttaaattactttttaagtGTTAGTCAGGAAATGCCAGTCACATTATTAAAGATAGGACAGTTTAAGAGGGGACAGAAAGCAATCAACAGCCCATTTAGTCACCCAATTATATGTACACTGTGTAAGTTGGCCATGCTGTTAATGTTCCATTTTATATCCATTATGTCAGACATTTTGCAGCTCTTTCTGTGGGGGGCTGCTCTGAAATTGTATTACTGCTACAAGAGTGTGAGCAATTACAAAACTGTTTATTATACATTTGGTTGCCCATTATCCAAtccattctttttttctctctatgTTTAAGGTACTGAGAAACAAAGGGATTTACGAGAGTGTAAAGCATGTGCAGCAGGAGAACTTTTGGATTGGTCCTTGCTCTGTAAGTGACACATAGAGTGATTCATTACATTAAACTTAACAACCGAATAGGCACGTTACCGATTCTAGAGTTTTAATGATAAACTGTTAAACTGCTATATTTACAGTGTATATAAAAAGTCTACACACCCCCGTTAAAGCAGAAGGTTTTTGTGATGTAAAGAATGAAACGAAGATAAATCATATCAGAACTTAATGTTTGGGATGGGAAACTAAGTTTTCagtttcagaacagctgaattgAGTTAGTTCAATCAACTCTGAGTAGGTTCACTCTGAGTTAAGTACGTGGAACAAAACTATGAAAAGCCATAATCAATGGAGCTCCGATATTACGAATTACCATGGCAACAGCATGTGCAATCGCACCTTACACGCTACTGCCTACACCACTAAAAAAGGCAAATTACTTGTGTTATTAGTTTAAATAGACTccgaataatcttgttttccgtttgcattaagattatttttaataccCCCCAAATAATTTGACATAAGACaaaaaacgtactcggttactaacgtaaactcggttccctgagatacggaacgagtactgcgtatggggaaaggtctcctttttcccagttactgaagcctttttcaattacgcagtgtaactgcatcgtcattggttccctcatagacaagttgttgaaccaatgacggcgcggcatagccgcgcagcctatggcgacaaagcccgcgaatattcccgccaaaatgggcggggtagctatataagcaggcgcgttgccataggatttcaggtcattcgactgaagcgacgacactgaagccgcagcctcgtggcacggcatgtaacgcagtactcgttccgtatctcagggaaccgaggttacgttagtaacagagtacgttccctttcgatacttcactcgtactgcgtatggggaacgaattcaaccgcgccatgccacggcagggaacgactggactgaaccagaggacaagtgagaaggctGGAGCTGTCGAACCCTTGTTACACTACCAAGAGGGGAGTGAACTCCCAGAGTGGCATGAAGCGGAGCTCAATAGAGGCCGCTGGATCATACAGAGAtgaccgagcttgtaaggtcaggacatccaaatgataaaatctgacaaaagttgacggcgaggaccagccggctgcctcacagatgtctttaatcaaaactccactagaccaggcccaagaggaagccattcctctagtggagtgggctctaactcctatggggcagttgaggcccatagaggagtaacaaagagTAATAGCATCGACTATCCGACACGcaagacgttgctttgagactgaagaccctttggtgcggccaccaaagcagataaagagctgatcGGATTGCCGGAAAGGCTGTGATCGCTCAACATAGGTCCTTAATGCCCTGACGGAGCAGAGCAATTCCAGCTCTCGCTTGTCCGACGAGGGAGGAAGCACTGAGAGGGAAATGACCCgtgctctgaatggagtcaagagcaccttagggacgtagccatgcctaggtttcaaaatgacttgagtcgttgggcccgaactcaaggcatgcagggctcacggagaggccctgcaagtcaccaactcgcttaaccgatgctagtgcaagtagcagagcggttttgagcgtcaggggcctgaggtcagctgaacgcagtggctcaaagggaggccctttaagagctctgaggaccCAGGTgaggtcccaggtgggaacagtgagaggacgaggaggatttaatcgcctagaacctctcAAACGCACCAGGAggttgtttcgtcccactgactggccagcaataggagcgtgaaatgctgcaatggctgctacgtaaactttgAGCCTTGAAGGTGTGCGACCCAGACTCAAACGCTCCTGGAGAAAAAagacagtatcggagatacgtcacactccactgggtctatgttgcgtgtagaaCAGAGAGACTGGAATAAATATGCTACATCAACTGATATGctgaatataaataacataggtCTCACCTAAGACAGGTGAGAGTgtcgttatatttctcaaaggaCGCTTGCAGGGCAGAACCGGCAAACAACGCGTTGAGAAATTCAGCAAACTCTGCAGAAATACGCTGTATCAActgatatatataaaacatgtgTCTCACCCGAGACAGGGGGAGAGCgacatgttatatttctcaatgaaTGCGGCTTGCGGGGCGGAACCGGCAAGCAACGCATAGAGAAACTCAGCGCAAACAGCAGAATCAGctccattaatacagtataaaaacatgtttctcgCCCGAGTCGGGGGAGAACGTcacgttatatttctcaatcgaCGCGGCTTGCGGGGCAGAACCGGCAAGCAATGCATAGAGAAACTCAGCGCAAACAGCAGAATCAGctccattaatacagtataaaaacatgtttctcgCCCGAGTCGGGGGAGAAGGtcatgttatatttctcaatcgaCGCGGCTTGCGGGGCGGAACCGGCGAGCGACGCGCATTGAGATAAGGAAAAAGACTCAcacaaatagaaaatgtatcatgagtcTCGCTTAAGTCAAGAGCATCatgtcaaattcagctgagaTATTGTTAACTTCTGCAAAAATCTGCTATATAAACTGAATGTTTATAACATGGGTGTCACCCAAGAGGGGGGAGAGTgacatgttatatttctcaatacACGCGGCTCGCAGGCAGAAGCGGTGAACAACGCATAGAGAAGACTTCATTAAATTAACCATATAACATGTTTCTCACCCAAGCTAGGGAAGAAAGACATGTCATATATCTGAATTAACGCGGCTCGCGGGGAGGGACCGGCGAGCAACGCACATAGGGATAAAGCCgcctttccactgcacacgacAAACGACAGCCGTTGGACCGGAAGTCATTCGTTTCCAATGGAGAGTAGTACGGGGGCTGCGTGGAGTTCCGATCATATGCGAATGCGGAAATTTCGGATCCGATTTGAGCTTCAGATGCGTTGAAATATTTGAACTTCTGCGGCTAGACCGTATGCGACCGGCCGACCGGATATGATGTACTCTAGTCAAAACGATGAGCACGAAGTTAGAATTAccaatattttaacactttaacgttattatataaacactatttctttaaaatggTGGTTATCAATAattatgtaaaacaaaaaaagatattttatgattattaaataaatttttacgTTGAAGCTCTATAAAATCTACtagtatgtttttatttcaaatgtattgaGGGTCATTTGCTTTGTATGGATATATTCATACATGCATTAACGTTACATTCATTAAAATCGTTCAGTTTACCATGGTGGTTGCTTGGGTTGGAATAAGCCGAGGGTAACGGTTGCTTCACTACCAATTTCTAAGTTCCGTGCGACTGCCGCTAGGGGGCGAAATGCGACAATCGGATGCGAATgtcgtgtgcagtggaaaggcggcttaagaagaaataaactcactcagatagaaaatgtatcaagagtctcgcctaagtcaggggagagcatcatgtcaaattcagctgagaGAGCGAGAGCTCGCATCCTCAACGAGCGCGGTTTGCGGGGGAGGACCCGGCAAAAAATGCGTTCGGAGACAGCAGCGagaaagtagaaaaataagctctgtactCACCTGACGGAAGACGGCAGGGAATAAGCTGAATGCTCTCAGATGCTGAAGGCGGCACGAGGGCGGCGCGGTGAACAGCTGCTAGAGAGCGAAGATCCGCGGAGCGAGGCTCTGCATGTGCCACAGTTGTGGTGCGGCATTGAGGCAACGCCGCCAACCGTGAAAACGGCGATTgtagctcttttagagcggcgagagCCGCTgggaaagctcttttagaaagcGGCGTTAAGCCGCGGGAAAAGCTCTTTGAACGGCGCCAGATGGCGACAGGAGATGCGCTGAGAGGCGGCCGGAAGCGGCGCTCGAGGCGGCAGTCTGCGAGGGCGCTGGCGCTGTCTTCGTTCGGCGGTCTCAGctcagtccgctgcgggagcctcttcgaTGGCGGCAAGAACATCTCCCAGGCGAGCTTCTTCCAGGCGGCGAAGGCTTcagccggagatcagcgaagagtgatatgaagtcgtcgctgaaggagagagaactgaaatcctatggcgacgcGCCTGGTTATAtagctaccccgcccatttcggcgggaatattcgtgGGCTTTGTTGCcatatgccgcgccgtcattggttcaacaacttgtctatgagtgaaccaatgacgatgcagttacactgcattattgaaaaaggcttcagtaatgGGGGAAAAGGaaacctttccccatacgcagtactcgttccgtatctcagggaacccaaagtttccctcatttcagggttaacattcTCAGAGATTTCAGTTAACCTCCTTTTTGAATAGGTTTGGTTTCTTTTatgtttttggaaaataaaGTTAAGCTGTTG
Above is a genomic segment from Chanodichthys erythropterus isolate Z2021 chromosome 21, ASM2448905v1, whole genome shotgun sequence containing:
- the LOC137010875 gene encoding inactive rhomboid protein 2-like isoform X2, encoding MSSEEEEASDSNSGQSKSRLKSKKPPSLMIAIPKPEFDKKSLRPSFKKSLSLQQSSEGLSDSSPSTRDRLGTLRRQTSLSQSIRRGTAQWFGVGSVGESKQQEWHRKSLRHCSQRYGKLKPQYCEQNEAASLDYGPESPVAPRMPKIVDPLARGRQFRYEDSERPRTPHTAYPPLTPGVTSLCSFTSQRSGYTHLLRRKRESVARMSLRAASNLLKGRQGLQSTQTAHGFQRRSFARHSWLEEDTVDTADTSDSVFFSKVDVHEELYSMADDVFESPPISASCPVANVSLGEGIFPSLGKKDVPKTVTTSGKTSSHRGGRIASKVKHFAFDKQRRQYGMGVVGKWLNRHYRRSLSSQVQKQLEDLHSHRPYFTYWITFVHIVITLLACITYGFAPVGFAQHSTTQLVLRNKGIYESVKHVQQENFWIGPCSEDLIHLGAKFSPCIRRDSQIEKLAQQAKDLERESGCCVQNDGSGCVQTQSDDCSETLATFIKWNKENVDMVRSSGAVCHQDPRTCEEPASSGPHVWPDDITEWPICTYPKTWNHTGYKHMDCTLKGRPCCIGTKGRCEITTWEYCQFMRGYFHEEATLCSQVHCLDDVCGLLPFLNPSVPDQFYRLWLSLFLHAGLLHCLVSVIFQMTILRDLEKLAGWLRISIIYILSGITGNLASALFLPYRAEGEKEKQKIWPMRK